A region of Ochotona princeps isolate mOchPri1 chromosome 2, mOchPri1.hap1, whole genome shotgun sequence DNA encodes the following proteins:
- the KPRP gene encoding keratinocyte proline-rich protein: MCDQQPIQYSLPLPQCCVKGSSSNGNGQSFNASYVNGPSSYANSQMVIQAPCEMQVVECPTLFPVQVSQAPCQSKSTQVKCQAPCKSKGTQVKCQAPCKSKATKVKGQAPSQAQTACVQCQAPCQPEVSYVQCQVPCPAQTCYVECAPVCYTETCYMECPVQTYVPHPTPQPVYTCIERSPVYQTQGRFSTQGQYQGFYSNCVPQRQTQASYSSCAPQRQYQGSYGSCAPQRQYQESYSSCAAQRQYQGSYSSCAPQRQYQGSYGSCAPQRQSRPSFRSCEPQYQNQGYCSTFTGQRRSQSASRCLPSRRLQPATRSCSPPRRTVPSYSSCLPTRCSSGSYNYCTPPRRSEPIYGSRCPRSPSPSCSQRRGPKCRIEISSPCCPRQVPPQRCPVQIPPIRGSSQSCAPQSSWGASCPELRPRFEPRPQLSSCPPRRLDQCPESSWQRSPRPAPRQCPRPEPFICPPSRRFSEPCLCPEPRPRSGQCENPEPQRCESPEPCRLPKPIPLPSPCSSPEPCREPPRCSSPCSFPNPSSCPQDLGCNESNPCRLDTEAPSCGPSSYHTGQESGVGCGSDNGFPEPQGLGGCGGQGASTGANGGACFGAKGAYF, translated from the coding sequence ATGTGTGATCAACAGCCGATTCAGTATAGCCTGCCACTCCCCCAGTGCTGCGTCAAGGGTTCCTCATCCAATGGCAATGGCCAGTCCTTCAATGCCTCTTATGTCAATGGCCCGTCCTCCTATGCCAACAGCCAGATGGTGATCCAAGCCCCTTGCGAGATGCAAGTTGTGGAGTGTCCCACATTATTTCCAGTTCAAGTTTCTCAGGCTCCATGTCAGTCTAAGAGTACCCAAGTGAAGTGCCAGGCTCCGTGCAAGTCTAAGGGTACCCAAGTGAAGTGCCAGGCTCCCTGCAAGTCTAAGGCCACCAAGGTGAAGGGTCAGGCTCCCTCCCAGGCCCAAACAGCCTGTGTTCAGTGCCAGGCTCCTTGCCAACCTGAAGTTTCCTATGTGCAGTGTCAAGTCCCCTGCCCTGCTCAGACTTGCTACGTAGAATGTGCTCCAGTCTGTTACACTGAAACCTGTTATATGGAGTGCCCAGTCCAGACCTATGTACCCCATCCAACTCCTCAGCCTGTCTACACGTGCATAGAACGTTCTCCTGTGTACCAGACTCAGGGAAGATTCTCCACTCAGGGTCAGTATCAGGGGTTCTACAGCAACTGTGTCCCCCAGCGCCAGACCCAGGCTTCCTACAGTAGCTGTGCTCCCCAGCGCCAGTATCAAGGATCCTATGGTAGCTGTGCCCCGCAACGCCAGTATCAGGAATCTTACAGTAGCTGTGCTGCCCAGCGCCAGTATCAAGGATCCTACAGCAGTTGCGCTCCCCAGCGCCAGTATCAAGGATCCTATGGTAGCTGCGCCCCGCAACGCCAGTCCAGGCCTTCATTTAGATCCTGTGAACCACAATACCAGAACCAAGGCTACTGCAGCACCTTCACTGGGCAGCGTCGATCTCAGAGTGCCAGCAGATGCCTCCCTTCTCGTCGGTTGCAGCCTGCTACCCGCAGCTGTTCCCCACCACGCCGCACTGTGCCGAGCTATAGTAGCTGCCTGCCAACAAGATGCTCTTCTGGTTCCTACAACTACTGCACCCCACCCCGCCGCTCTGAACCCATCTACGGCAGCCGCTGCCCTCGCAGCCCTTCTCCCAGCTGTTCTCAGAGACGCGGACCCAAATGCCGGATTGAGATTTCCTcaccctgctgtcccaggcaggTCCCCCCACAGAGGTGTCCTGTTCAGATTCCCCCCATCAGAGGCTCCTCTCAGAGCTGTGCTCCACAGTCCTCCTGGGGCGCCTCCTGTCCGGAGTTGAGGCCACGATTCGAGCCACGTCCACAGCTAAGCTCCTGTCCTCCACGACGTCTTGACCAATGTCCAGAGTCCTCCTGGCAGCGAAGCCCACGTCCTGCTCCGCGTCAATGTCCGCGTCCAGAACCCTTTATATGTCCTCCATCTCGGCGGTTTTCGGAGCCCTGTTTGTGTCCAGAACCACGACCCCGTTCAGGGCAGTGTGAGAATCCAGAACCCCAGCGCTGTGAGAGCCCAGAGCCTTGTCGCCTTCCCAAGCCAATCCCTCTCCCATCACCCTGCTCAAGCCCAGAACCATGCCGGGAACCTCCTCGCTGCTCCAGCCCCTGCTCATTCCCAAATCCAAGTTCTTGCCCACAAGACCTAGGCTGTAATGAGTCCAATCCATGCCGCCTGGACACTGaggctcccagctgcggcccCTCAAGTTACCATACAGGGCAAGAGAGTGGTGTTGGCTGTGGGTCCGATAATGGGTTTCCGGAGCCACAGGGTCTAGGTGGTTGTGGAGGCCAAGGAGCCTCCACTGGAGCGAACGGTGGGGCTTGTTTTGGAGCCAAAGGTGCATACTTTTAA